The proteins below come from a single Roseiflexus sp. RS-1 genomic window:
- a CDS encoding sulfurtransferase — protein MTIDHLVDPAWLLEHLNDPDIRIADLRWYLLEPGRGRIEYLEAHIPGTVYLDIDTDLAAPPFQGPGRHPIPSPEAFAATASRAGIAPTTHVIAYDSVGGAYAARLWWLLRYFGHERVSLLDGGWPAWTAAGFPVETGDVAPQPTVFVPRPNRLMVVDADAVETLRHNPRALIIDVRAPERYQGIAEPLDPRAGHIPGAVSAPYADAIDTNGRLLPADALRARYAALGADRAETIVCYCGSGVTAAHTILALERAGWKNVLLYEGSWSDWSRDPARPAACDIIPCKGCDGDE, from the coding sequence ATGACCATCGACCATCTCGTAGATCCTGCATGGCTCCTGGAGCACCTGAACGATCCAGACATCCGCATCGCCGATCTGCGCTGGTATCTCCTCGAACCCGGTCGGGGACGCATTGAGTATCTGGAAGCGCACATCCCCGGCACCGTATATCTCGACATCGACACTGACCTGGCGGCGCCGCCGTTTCAGGGACCGGGTCGCCATCCCATTCCGTCACCCGAAGCATTCGCAGCAACCGCCTCACGCGCGGGGATTGCGCCCACAACCCACGTTATCGCCTACGACAGCGTTGGCGGCGCCTATGCTGCGCGTCTCTGGTGGCTGTTGCGCTATTTCGGGCACGAACGGGTCTCACTGCTCGACGGGGGATGGCCTGCATGGACGGCTGCCGGTTTCCCGGTCGAAACAGGTGATGTGGCGCCACAACCGACAGTATTCGTCCCACGCCCCAACCGCTTGATGGTTGTCGATGCAGATGCTGTGGAGACACTGCGCCACAATCCACGCGCACTGATCATCGATGTGCGTGCGCCAGAGCGCTACCAGGGGATTGCCGAACCCCTCGATCCGCGCGCCGGACATATTCCAGGCGCAGTTTCCGCACCTTACGCCGATGCCATCGATACCAATGGACGGTTATTGCCGGCAGACGCGCTGCGGGCGCGTTATGCCGCGCTTGGCGCCGACCGCGCCGAAACCATTGTGTGTTACTGCGGTTCTGGCGTTACGGCTGCACATACCATCCTGGCGCTCGAACGCGCTGGCTGGAAGAACGTCCTGCTCTACGAAGGCTCCTGGAGCGACTGGTCGCGTGATCCTGCACGCCCCGCAGCATGTGATATAATACCCTGCAAAGGCTGTGACGGAGACGAGTAG